The DNA sequence TTTGCTAAGTTCCACCAACTTCAGCACCGTTTTCCAATTCCGTGTCGTAGCCCCCACCTTTAGCTTTTTCTCAAAAAAATTATTGGACATTTTAGTTTTGTGATATGCCCCTGCACAATATAAATACACCTCTTGTCCCGCAACATGGAATTGATCAGGCTCAAAATTATGTACCAATGCTTCTTCTATTTGTGTAGCCATCGGTACTTCTTTTAGAAAGACCAAATGTAACTGTGCGATTTCGGCATCCTTCACAAATGGATTATGCTCGACAATCCCTTCCATTTCTTGTGAAGTCCGAATTATCACGGGCACATCAAAGCCAAAATGTGCTTTGATCGCCTTCTCCAACTCAATTTCCAATTCAGCATTCGAACGATCCGACATAAAAAGCACATTTCCTGACTGAATATAGGTTTTCACATCCGTCCAACCCAAACCTTCACAAACAGATCGAAGGTCTGCCATCAGTATTTTCCTCTTGCCTCCTACATTGATGCCTCGGAGGATAGCGATTTTTTTGGTCATGACAGATAAAAATTACTTTGTACTCAAGCCCGAATGATCAAGTTCTTCAACACCAACGATCAACCCATTGGCGATAAAGTTATCTCCATCACTTAATTTTGAGATCGTATAGGTTTCCTGTTGCCCCTCCAAATATTGGATCTTCACCAATTTTTGAGTTCCATATGAAGATATAAACTCATCTCCAACGGCTATCTGATCAATATATTCGAACCCCTTATATTGTTTGGATTGATACGGATTTAGCGATGCCCAACCTTTTCCTCGAACTTTAAAAGGGTGATCTTTAGTTGCTGTCACTGTTAGACCACTCTCAAACTGATAAGTAACCAACCCACAATGCCTCACTTTTTCTAACTGTAAAACCTTAGCCGACTTCAATTTCCTTTCTTCAGAATCCATGTACTGAACAAGATCCCCAACTTTTAAAGCTTCAATATTCTTGGTCGAGTGTTCGGTTATTTGAATCTTCGTTCCTTTTGCAAAACAATGAACATCCAAGCCATCAAAATATATCTCAGAAATAGCAACATCATCATATTTCAGTCCTTTATAAACTTCCATGATTTCAAATTTAAGCTTCCAATCAGGCTTCTTCTCCAATGCTCCCCAATCTTCTCTACCACTATTTCCTATTGGATCTACAGCGAAGGTCTGCTCTCCTCGAACATCCTGCAAATTCAAGATGGCATAAGGCTCATCATCAAGATAGACTTTCAATTTTTTCACACGAGAATTATTTTCCCATGCCATCTCACTTTTCACATAACCATTGACAACAATAATTTTATTAATTCTTGGTGATGTTGCGTCAAAAGTATATTCCAAATATTCTCCAACCCCATAACCATCAACCCCTTCTACCCAAGCATTTTTATAGTTCAAATCATGTGCATTGGAAGGTTCATAATTAATTTCACTTTGTGATTTCAGAAAGCTTGACCCTGTAATTTTTTTTGGTCCCTGAGCTCCACAATACCAACTACAGCCTGCTAAAACATCCCAATATCCGTCCCTTGCTTCTTCATAATTACGAACCACATATTGCTCAGCTTCAGAGAAATTTTCAAACTTTTCTCCTTTGACCAATCCCTCGGTAATTCGCTTATAAATCTTTTCCTTAAGCGCATACTCTTTCTCTCCTTCCTCATTTAATTCAATTGGTGATATTTCTAATGGACTTAATTCCTGAATCTCCTGTGATAATGCGGATATTGATAAAAAAATAAAGGCTACGATTGAAAACTGTTTCATCATTTCAGAAATTGGTTTCTTTAAAACAAAAATACGCCAAGGCATGCCTTGACGCTCCATGATCAATGTTGATTTAACATCACGTCCCACAAAATGTCTGATAACCGCTATCAATCCCCCCA is a window from the Persicobacter psychrovividus genome containing:
- a CDS encoding NADase-type glycan-binding domain-containing protein, which codes for MERQGMPWRIFVLKKPISEMMKQFSIVAFIFLSISALSQEIQELSPLEISPIELNEEGEKEYALKEKIYKRITEGLVKGEKFENFSEAEQYVVRNYEEARDGYWDVLAGCSWYCGAQGPKKITGSSFLKSQSEINYEPSNAHDLNYKNAWVEGVDGYGVGEYLEYTFDATSPRINKIIVVNGYVKSEMAWENNSRVKKLKVYLDDEPYAILNLQDVRGEQTFAVDPIGNSGREDWGALEKKPDWKLKFEIMEVYKGLKYDDVAISEIYFDGLDVHCFAKGTKIQITEHSTKNIEALKVGDLVQYMDSEERKLKSAKVLQLEKVRHCGLVTYQFESGLTVTATKDHPFKVRGKGWASLNPYQSKQYKGFEYIDQIAVGDEFISSYGTQKLVKIQYLEGQQETYTISKLSDGDNFIANGLIVGVEELDHSGLSTK
- a CDS encoding DUF1697 domain-containing protein, with the protein product MTKKIAILRGINVGGKRKILMADLRSVCEGLGWTDVKTYIQSGNVLFMSDRSNAELEIELEKAIKAHFGFDVPVIIRTSQEMEGIVEHNPFVKDAEIAQLHLVFLKEVPMATQIEEALVHNFEPDQFHVAGQEVYLYCAGAYHKTKMSNNFFEKKLKVGATTRNWKTVLKLVELSKMC